Proteins encoded in a region of the Anopheles aquasalis chromosome 2, idAnoAquaMG_Q_19, whole genome shotgun sequence genome:
- the LOC126570073 gene encoding unconventional myosin-IXa-like isoform X3, whose protein sequence is MSQDALGDCSRYILQVYVGALSLHYEALSVEASKQTTAEEIVSCIVERLGLTGNNYELAEVAGECKERRLSAHEKPVSVMLLWPMHSEKDFHRFYLREIQSDVPWLDSYGLDPQILRDFIPFLLQKENREYPDLCQLPDLNEATLLENLRQRFEAGHIYTYVGSILIAVNPFKFHPIYNPKYVRLYQNQRIGPILPPHIFAIADNAYYNMLKEKRNQCIVISGESGSGKTESTNFLLHHLTALSQKGAHGSGVEQTILSAGPVLEAFGNAKTAHNNNSSRFGKFIQVNYRENGMVQGAVVQKYLLEKSRIVSQGHYERNYHVFYYLLSGATDAEREALHLLPAEKYHYLNAKNLTLENCDEKYEFSRLKQSMEMVGFSAEKQRRLFNVLSAVLLLGNVEFFPKKSTYHHDESVQVRNPDVVGLISELLRVKQETLMSALTSKRVKASGETLIMQYKLPEAIAARDALAKCLYGALFDWIVLQVNHALLNKDQALHTGHSIGVLDIFGFEDFGPQNSFEQLCINYANEHLQYYFNLHVFKYEQKEYKREGIKWTDIEFLDNYGCLQLFESKPSGLLCILDDLCNFPGATNETLLQKFNSVHKDNAFYEKPQRKENAFIIKHYAGKVKYQVAEMREKNLDLMRQDIVSVLKNSSMAFVRELVGADPVAVFRWAILRAFFRGYFAFRSAGIKHRKERADMSFNKLATKTRYRAPNDSIVSHLVTVSSVNLTINRIAKRISNAMSDFTSGSTSPGSVSPYHRQSLGNAAIGYSQAAGGGSPSGASSTPRRSWSNFAFNNKNFPDGKLNYECQQQVVDPKHYPTHHYQHQTGASPSSVYGNNGSPGGAGGGGAGRQSSVPNNMTGANSGGASGVSSKGYGFGTAAARSRFERSGQDVMARASQIVMKNKSFRPRERPKKGLKNLQSVKTLSAGQNLTNQTSGIKTRKQPLTVTAQFQNSLIALMETLNQANPFFIRCIKSNPNKIPNQFDDATVTRQLRYTGMLETVRIRRAGYNVRLTYEEFIQLYRILLPKGLVSSQKDVRDFMSTMDLNKQHYQLGLTKIYMRESQKMRLDVALHTKIIDSIIRIQRWFRAILQRKKYCQYRNAACTIQSYWRDYLREKQEKFTRKIRNHAATVIQATWRGYTVRKWYSKLKTGVLVIQARIRGNQARSRFKELLSKKLQRDRVKLRSTQSLPVERPGVPSVGTSYAGAGGGGAGGGGGGYAEVVQVIEHRKKAMPSAVVGRSFETAIDIVNKNRALFADDSMSADFIDDDDEEDEEEEEDEEDEAEVEAVRSSRHEEDDEEDDEEGYEDLGLVDDPHFSAGTMLSPVHGVTSMPLTTPAAASSPVGKHSALLDRKEKYVKNLAISGPTGTGMPPSASGASSTNNGAPYQKTPLQRQEDVLDRPNPRLYDIERASKSTFDDTELAKYRYERGGILGALDASSSGVKQPVRRVDSGPSSSMTSGGGGASGAVGRPGVQRFRYGDTSTYGSTGGMIRSQNYSNNSNRNSNVEIVFVNTAQEAASGGGGGGVMSGTPGSRNLNRNSSSGTLTTTPHQQHQQQQQLTSLRRDSLPFSHRLSSRTSGDEINSNYHLLQQQQQQQHKQMLHQQSVSAMAGISSQSQSLPLASASGHIGNYQNLQFPPTSNYHQQHHHHQQQQQQQQQQQQQQQQSVYNNNTTAISNSLTSSSSASSSSNSNVKLSSSSSGSSYTAAPYGNTAAGSNRGDPIASISQSGRVSAAYPDDFAQNYYNTTATPKGKAAALLGTAKSEDSSVSATGGSSKYGGTSIGGGLLAKAESSDMVLAASSSGSKSNRRLKSSNLSEDHPQQLGGGVSGSNAVSYHPGTGLSRRAPVGGNAAVPSSTSSSGMDTLKRRNSDPTNKVPLLEVNRGNDMYQSSTRINIAGHQFRKVQRINKAERCACCQEIDSFVNEGYRCLDCKVLVHTKCIQNGGIKSLQCAAPKRLKRIRPVDDGSRSRPSSSKHDKHQPIASGSNSQQKISSTREYTDSTDKIISDAKELQLMQDFITQKICKMESDCEKPSEVDRVFKQALREFKDNLVAQYSVAHKQNSDVLNIKYRDLIANFEQVIETTSGRKNDFPLTMGVNAFRGFMNEFMNSRETEKPKTKRKKDKKRKHDDHTTFNGHTFQLTILNIATACEICQQFLLWPIERGLVCQNCKLTCHKKCYQKSASCNKIANSDPNALLGGVSGSASAVVAGGCGPDGQPLYGGGIPTKLFGVPLTALCSNTNDGVKIPTQINNLIMMIEMHGLYSEGIYRKSGVSSKIKDLKAKMDRAVTSVDGGGGGEMDFESYNVHVLTNVLKSFLREMPEPLLTFDRYDDFLRAADLSDGSDRVQTLLSLVKKIPPAHHCLFERLIFHLALVAKLEQYNRMSASSLAIVFAPCVLRTNRYVPAQDSLNDIGRQTKCMETLITQKMLNVKSTLADIDTLDTAAHTATARLSTLRSSKVFTQEEMANARGTGVIPAGGILETETEEMLLEGHIQEIQKEKALLTSTLPNLARASSDDDLLSTDLDGEGGSLDDLSNSKEKDLDVSSTGGQGSGGTGGGEGGAGGGGGAGNNMIRDSGISIRYQAPSDHSGGSSNVSLNNDVPMAVSYSLRDQSVSGGGGGGGVEYFHKMGSGASGTGPPTVKTKSLSHQTLLEREAFLRGSGNTSTSVSSPQSPTTATAMATDRSSTPSSSASAPSMIKTQQNGNGGIVGRSSESSTGSVGTAGSMVDRGGGTVTGNGGGSKRSDINLSHSMITLSTTSHSLGGSTTSSSSSSGVGSTGSGSELQRQKPIIIRSVSGGYEVGSGAGGAGNSSSSIATSISSSTGTNAVASSSSNHRILIQAASSNTSNTTVPSPSGANSTSASNSSISSTVLAKDNNVGKECGVQPVIKLTSSRRMSGGGGKRSGGGGSSTAGGTTTGGATSTAGDDEPIMV, encoded by the exons ATTCTATTTACGCGAAATACAAAGCGACGTTCCTTGGCTAGATAGTTATGGACTCGATCCACAGATACTAAGAGACTTTATACCTTTTCTGCTGCAGAAAGAAAATAGAGAATATCCTGACCTGTGCCAACTTCCAG ATCTTAATGAAGCAACGCTACTCGAGAACCTACGGCAACGGTTCGAGGCTGGCCACATCTACACCTACGTCGGTAGCATCCTGATTGCGGTGAACCCGTTCAAGTTTCACCCGATCTACAATCCAAAGTATGTGCGGCTGTACCAGAATCAGCGGATCGGGCCGATTCTGCCACCGCACATCTTCGCCATCGCCGACAACGCTTACTACAACATGCTGAAGGAGAAACGCAACCAG TGCATCGTGATCAGCGGTGAGAGCGGTTCGGGCAAGACGGAAAGCACCAACTTCCTGCTGCACCATTTGACCGCCCTCTCGCAGAAAGGTGCGCATGGATCGGGCGTCGAACAAACGATCCTTAGTGCCGGTCCGGTACTGGAAGCGTTCGGTAACGCGAAAACggcccacaacaacaatagcagcCGGTTTGGCAAGTTCATCCAGGTGAACTACCGCGAGAATGGCATGGTGCAGGGTGCGGTGGTGCAAAAGTATCTGCTGGAGAAGAGCCGCATCGTGTCGCAAGGCCACTACGAGCGCAACTACCACGTGTTCTATTACCTGCTGTCGGGGGCGACGGATGCGGAGCGCGAAGCACTCCATCTACTGCCGGCCGAGAAGTATCACTACCTGAACGCCAAGAATCTCACGCTCGAGAACTGCGACGAGAAGTACGAGTTTTCGCGCCTCAAGCAGAGCATGGAAATGGTAGGTTTCTCGGCCGAGAAGCAACGGCGTCTGTTCAACGTTCTATCGGCGGTGCTGCTTCTGGGCAACGTGGAGTTCTTCCCGAAAAAGTCCACCTACCATCACGATGAAAGCGTACAGGTGCGCAATCCGGACGTGGTCGGGCTGATTTCGGAGCTGCTACGCGTCAAGCAGGAAACGCTCATGTCGGCACTCACGTCCAAGCGCGTCAAGGCGAGTGGTGAAACGCTGATCATGCAGTACAAGCTTCCGGAGGCAATCGCCGCCCGTGATGCGCTCGCCAAATGTCTGTACGGTGCACTGTTCGATTGGATCGTGCTGCAGGTGAACCATGCGCTGCTGAACAAGGATCAGGCGCTGCACACGGGACACTCGATCGGGGTACTCGACATTTTCGGGTTTGAGGACTTCGGACCGCAGAACAGCTTTGAGCAGTTGTGCATAAACTACGCAAACGAGCATTTACAGTATTACTTTAATCTG CACGTGTTCAAGTACGAACAGAAGGAATACAAACGCGAGGGAATTAAATGGACTGATATAGAATTTCTAGACAATTACGGCTGCCTGCAGCTGTTCGAATCGAAACCTTCCGGTTTGCTGTGTATACTGGATGATCTGTGCAA TTTTCCCGGTGCCACCAACGAAACGTTGCTGCAAAAGTTCAACAGTGTTCACAAGGACAACGCATTTTACGAGAAGCCACAGCGAAAGGAGAACGCATTTATCATAAAGCATTACGCGGGAAAGGTGAAATACCAG GTGGCGGAAATGCGGGAAAAGAATCTCGATCTGATGCGGCAGGACATTGTAAGCGTGCTGAAAAACTCCAGTATGGCGTTTGTGCGTGAGCTAGTCGGTGCGGATCCGGTCGCCGTCTTTCGATGGGCAATATTGCGGGCCTTCTTCCGGGGCTACTTTGCCTTCCGGTCGGCAGGCATCAAACATAGGAAAGAGCGTGCCGATATGTCGTTCAACAAGCTCGCTACCAAAACGCGTTACCGTGCACCGAACGATAGTATTGTGAG TCATCTTGTGACGGTTTCGTCGGTGAATCTAACAATCAATCGGATTGC CAAGCGTATCAGCAATGCCATGAGCGACTTCACATCGGGCTCTACATCCCCGGGCAGCGTTTCGCCCTACCACCGGCAATCACTCGGTAATGCGGCCATCGGATACAGTCAAGCTGCTGGCGGAGGATCGCCATCGGGAGCCTCCTCGACGCCACGTCGCTCGTGGTCCAACTTTGCTTTCAATAACAAAAACTTCCCGGATGGCAAACTAAACTACGAGTGCCAACAGCAGGTGGTGGACCCGAAGCACTATCCTACCCATCACTATCAGCACCAGACTGGTGCATCTCCCTCGTCGGTGTACGGAAACAATGGTTCTCCGGgaggagctggaggaggaggagcaggcaggcagtcgtCCGTACCCAATAACATGACTGGCGCTAACTCTGGCGGCGCAAGTGGTGTCAGTTCGAAAGGATATGGTTTCGGTACAGCCGCTGCAAGGAGCCGCTTCGAGCGTTCTGGCCAGGATGTGATGGCTCGTGCGTCGCAAATCGTGAT gaaaaacaaatcgtttcgtCCGCGGGAACGCCCGAAGAAGGGTCTCAAGAATCTCCAGTCGGTAAAAACGTTATCCGCCGGCCAAAACCTCACCAATCAAACGTCCGGCATCAAGACGCGCAAACAGCCGCTCACAGTGACGGCCCAGTTCCAGAACTCGTTGATCGCTCTAATGGAAACGTTAAACCAG GCAAATCCATTCTTCATTCGATGTATTAAATCGAACCCGAACAAAATACCGAACCAGTTCGACGATGCCACCGTTACGCGACAG CTCCGGTACACGGGCATGTTGGAGACGGTGCGTATCCGTCGGGCCGGCTACAACGTGCGCTTGACTTACGAGGAGTTCATCCAGTTGTACCGCATCCTGCTACCCAAGGGGCTGGTGAGCTCGCAGAAGGATGTGCGAGACTTTATGAGCACGATGGATCTGAACAAGCAGCACTATCAGCTTGGTCTGACCAAGATCTACATGCGCGAGTCGCAGAAGATGCGGTTGGATGTAGCGCTGCACACGAAGATCATTGATAGCATCATCCGCATTCAGCGCTGGTTCCGAGCGATACTACAGCGCAAAAAGTACTGCCAGTACCGGAACGCCGCCTGCACAATCCAGTCCTACTGGCGTGACTATCTGCGTGAGAAGCAGGAGAAGTTTACACGCAAAATTCGGAACCATGCGGCCACGGTGATACAGGCTACGTGGCGTGGCTACACCGTGCGCAAGTGGTACAGCAAGCTGAAGACCGGTGTACTCGTAATACAGGCGCGCATCCGGGGCAATCAGGCACGATCTCGGTTCAAGGAGCTGCTGAGTAAGAAGCTGCAGCGGGATAGGGTGAAGCTGCGCTCGACCCAGAGCCTACCGGTCGAACGGCCGGGCGTGCCATCGGTCGGAACATCGTATGCTGGAGCTGGCGGAgggggagcaggaggaggaggaggtggataTGCGGAGGTGGTGCAAGTGATCGAGCATCGTAAGAAAGCAATGCCGTCGGCCGTTGTTGGACGAAGCTTCGAGACGGCGATCGACATTGTGAACAAGAATCGGGCCCTGTTTGCCGACGACAGCATGTCGGCGGACTTtatcgatgatgacgacgaggaagatgaagaggaggaagaggatgaggaagatgaAGCAGAAGTGGAAGCAGTTCGTAGCTCGAGGcacgaggaagacgacgaggaggatgatgaggagggCTACGAGGATTTAGGCCTGGTGGATGATCCGCACTTTTCGGCAGGCACGATGCTGAGCCCGGTGCATGGTGTCACGTCGATGCCACTGACGACACCCGCCGCTGCCTCCTCCCCGGTTGGGAAACACAGCGCACTATTAGATAGGAAAGAGAAGTACGTAAAGAATCTGGCCATAAGCGGCCCAACGGGCACTGGGATGCCGCCATCCGCTTCTGGCGCTAGCTCGACCAACAATGGTGCGCCCTACCAGAAAACTCCACTGCAGCGGCAGGAGGATGTATTGGATCGACCAAACCCACGGCTGTACGATATCGAGCGTGCCAGCAAGAGTACCTTCGACGATACGGAGCTGGCCAAGTATCGTTACGAGCGTGGCGGTATCCTTGGTGCACTGGATGCCAGTAGCAGCGGAGTGAAACAACCGGTGCGACGTGTCGATTCGGGTCCCTCCTCTTCAATGAccagtggtggcggcggcgccaGCGGTGCTGTTGGTCGCCCGGGAGTACAACGGTTTCGCTACGGTGATACGAGCACGTACGGCAGTACTGGTGGCATGATACGTAGTCAGAACTACAGCAATAATAGTAATAGAAATAGCAATGTTGAAATCGTCTTTGTAAATACGGCACAAGAAgcggccagtggtggtggcggtggtggtgtgatgaGCGGTACGCCAGGCTCGCGGAATCTCAATCGTAACAGCAGCTCCGGCACGCTGaccacaacaccacaccagcaacaccagcaacagcaacaattgaCCAGTCTACGGCGCGATTCGTTGCCATTTAGCCATCGACTTTCGTCCCGCACATCTGGAGATGAAATCAACTCAAACTATCATctactgcaacagcaacaacagcagcagcataagcaaaTGCTGCATCAACAAAGTGTGTCGGCAATGGCGGGCATTTCGTCGCAATCACAATCATTGCCATTGGCCAGTGCTAGCGGACACATTGGAAACTATCAGAATCTACAGTTTCCTCCAACCTCGAATtatcaccagcaacatcatcatcaccaacaacagcagcagcagcagcagcagcaacaacaacaacagcaacaatccgTTTACAACAATAATACAACCGCCATCAGTAACAGTTTgaccagtagtagcagcgctagtagcagcagcaacagcaacgtgaaattgtcctcctcctcttcgggAAGTTCATATACCGCTGCGCCGTACGGTAACACTGCAGCAGGAAGCAACCGAGGTGATCCGATCGCATCTATCAGCCAATCCGGCCGAGTATCGGCCGCCTATCCGGATGATTTCGCACAAAACTATTACAACACCACGGCTACGCCGAAAGGTAAGGCGGCAGCCCTGCTTGGTACGGCCAAATCAGAGGACAGCAGTGTATCTGCTACTGGCGGTAGTAGCAAGTACGGCGGTACCAGCATTGGTGGTGGATTGCTCGCCAAGGCAGAGAGTAGTGATatggtgctggctgcttcCTCGTCTGGCAGCAAATCGAATCGTCGCCTCAAATCGTCCAACCTCAGTGAGGATCATCCGCAGCAGTTAGGAGGCGGAGTTAGTGGAAGCAACGCCGTCAGCTACCATCCTGGCACGGGACTATCCAGACGTGCACCGGTTGGTGGTAACGCTGCGGTACCGAGTAGCACTTCTTCCAGTGGAATGGACACACTGAAGCGGCGCAACTCCGACCCCACCAACAAGGTGCCGCTATTGGAAGTAAACCGCGGGAACGATATGTACCAGTCGAGCACGCGAATCAACATCGCGGGCCACCAGTTCCGCAAGGTGCAGCGCATAAACAAGGCGGAAAGGTGCGCCTGTTGCCAGGAGATCGATTCGTTTGTCAACGAAGGATATCGCTGCCTCGACTGTAAGGTGCTGGTGCACACCAAGTGTATCCAGAACGGTGGCATCAAGTCGCTGCAGTGTGCGGCACCGAAGCGTTTGAAGCGCATCCGGCCTGTCGACGATGGAAGTAGGAGTAGACCCTCCTCCTCAAAGCACGACAAGCACCAACCGATAGCGAGCGGTAGCAACAGCCAGCAGAAGATCTCTTCAACGCGCGAGTACACCGATTCGACCGATAAAATTATAAGCGATGCCAAAGAGCTGCAACTGATGCAGGACTTCATAACGCAGAAGATCTGCAAGATGGAGAGCGACTGCGAGAAACCGTCCGAGGTGGACCGAGTGTTCAAGCAAGCACTGCGGGAATTTAAGGACAACCTGGTAGCGCAGTACAGTGTGGCGCACAAGCAGAACTCGGACGTGCTGAACATCAAGTATCGCGATTTGATCGCCAACTTTGAACAGGTGATCGAGACGACGTCAGGGCGCAAGAACGACTTCCCGCTCACGATGGGTGTCAATGCGTTCCGCGGTTTCATGAATGAGTTCATGAATTCGCGCGAGacggaaaaaccgaaaacgaagcGCAAGAAAGACAAGAAGCGAAAACACGACGACCATACCACTTTCAACG GACATACATTCCAACTGACGATACTCAACATAGCAACTGCTTGTGAAATCTGCCAACAGTTTCTCTTATGGCCAATCGAGCGAGGACTG GTGTGTCAAAACTGCAAACTAACCTGCCACAAGAAGTGCTATCAGAAGTCGGCCTCATGCAATAAGATCGCCAACTCCGATCCAAACGCGCTGCTGGGTGGTGTTAGTGGCAGTGCATCGGCGGTTGTGGCCGGTGGATGCGGCCCCGATGGACAACCATTGTACGGTGGCGGTATACCCACGAAGCTGTTTGGTGTTCCTCTAACAGCCCTGTGCAGCAATACGAACGATGGGGTCAAAATCCCGACCCAGATCAACAATTTGATCATGATGATCGAGATGCACGGCCTTTACTCGGAGGGCATCTACCGGAAGAGTGGCGTCAGCTCGAAGATCAAGGATCTGAAGGCGAAGATGGACCGTGCGGTGACGAGTGTGGAtggaggcggaggaggcgaGATGGATTTCGAGTCGTACAACGTGCACGTGCTGACGAATGTGCTGAAGTCGTTTCTTCGCGAAATGCCGGAACCGCTGCTTACGTTTGATCGATACGATGATTTTCTGCGTGCTGCCGATCTGTCCGATGGTAGCGATCGCGTCCAAACGTTGCTCTCGCTGGTGAAGAAGATTCCTCCAGCGCACCACTGTCTGTTCGAGCGGCTGATCTTCCATCTGGCACTGGTGGCCAAGCTGGAGCAGTACAACCGCATGTCAGCCAGTTCACTCGCGATCGTGTTTGCACCGTGCGTCCTCCGGACCAATCGGTATGTGCCGGCGCAGGATAGCTTGAACGATATCGGGCGCCAGACGAAATGCATGGAGACGCTGATCACCCAGAAGATGCTGAACGTGAAGAGCACCCTTGCCGACATCGATACGCTCGATACGGCCGCACACACGGCCACAGCCCGACTGAGCACGCTGCGCAGCAGCAAGGTGTTCACACAGGAGGAAATGGCAAACGCACGGGGCACCGGCGTCATACCGGCCGGTGGTATCCTGGAGACCGAAACGGAAGAGATGCTGCTCGAGGGTCACATACAGGAGATACAGAAGGAGAAGGCACTGCTCACCTCAACCCTGCCGAACCTAGCACGGGCCAGCTCGGACGATGATCTGTTGTCCACCGATCTCgatggggaggggggcagcCTCGATGATCTGAGCaacagcaaggagaaggatcTGGACGTAAGCAGCACAGGCGGCCAGGGCAGTGGAGGAACAggaggtggtgaaggtggtgccggaggaggaggaggcgcaGGAAACAATATGATCAGAGATAGTGGCATCTCGATCCGCTACCAGGCACCCTCCGATCACAGCGGCGGTAGTAGTAATGTTAGTCTTAACAATGACGTCCCGATGGCTGTGAGTTATTCGTTGCGTGATCAGAGTgtgagtggtggtgggggcGGCGGAGGAGTGGAGTATTTTCATAAGATGGGCTCCGGTGCTTCCGGAACCGGACCACCGACGGTGAAAACGAAATCTCTCTCACATCAGACGCTACTCGAGCGGGAAGCATTCTTGCgcggcagcggcaacaccTCCACATCCGTCTCCTCTCCACAGTCACCGACGACCGCGACAGCTATGGCAACCGACCGCTCCTCAACGCCATCATCCTCCGCTTCCGCACCATCGATGATCAAGACGCAACAGAACGGGAACGGTGGTATTGTCGGTAGATCATCTGAAAGCAGTACCGGTAGCGTTGGCACAGCTGGATCCATGGtagatcgtggtggtggtacagtcaccggtaacggtggtggcagcaaacGATCCGACATCAATCTGAGCCATTCAATGATCACACTCTCCACAACATCGCACAGTCTCGGTGGCAgcacgacgagcagcagcagcagcagcggtgtcgGCAGTACGGGTAGTGGTAGTGAACTGCAGCGCCAGAAACCTATCATCATACGCAGTGTGTCCGGTGGGTATGAGGTTGgtagcggtgctggtggtgctggcaacagtagcagcagtatcgCAACCTCTATCTCCTCCTCGACCGGCACCAATGCGGtggcgtcgtcctcgtcgaacCATCGCATCCTGATCCAGGCTGCGTCATCAAACACCTCCAACACTACCGTACCATCACCTTCCGGCGCTAACTCCACTTCGGCTTCCAACTCGTCTATTAGCTCCACGGTCCTTGCGAAAGACAATAACGTGGGAAAGGAATGTGGAGTGCAGCCAGTCATCAAACTCACCTCCTCCCGCCGGAtgtccggtggtggagggaagcgatccggtggcggtggtagttCGACTGCCGGTGGAACAACAACTGGTGGTGCAACAAGCACTGCCGGTGACGATGAACCGATAATGGTTTGA